From Tachysurus fulvidraco isolate hzauxx_2018 chromosome 6, HZAU_PFXX_2.0, whole genome shotgun sequence:
CATTGCAagctcagcattttttttttgttggggaGGGAGTATCTATCTCGACAAATGAATTTTTGAGATCgaaaataaagtcatttaaagATTATCTGCATAGCTGCGTTTCAAAGAAAGAATGTAACGGTTGAGGGTTTTTACCACCAACATGCCTGGTTCGTAAAACTATTTCCATCTAGATtcacttataataataaatcacataaTAAAGTTCTCAGATTGTCACAGAtcattaaatctttttaaagtttgaaaagagaaaacaatCGAGCAATTACAAACACAGTCTGGAGCGAAGACTGCAAGACAAATAAAGGAGGAAAATTTGTCAGAAACATATCAGAACGCTTGGAAAAGTCTGTAAAGGCAACCGCACATTTTATGTCACATTCATTTTGAATAGATTTTCTACACATTTTTGACAAGCACGGTTGATGCTCCACAGTTCCAGGATTCCCGGGTTGATCCAAAGCTCAGGTTACTCTCTGTGCAGTGCTTTGCACATTCTCCATTTATCCGTGTGGGTTTCTTCAAGGTTCTGCGGTTCCTCCAAGAAATATGCTTGTGGGTGGATTGGCTTCTTTAAAATGCCTTTAGATGTGaagaagtgtgtgaatgtgtgcatgatGTTCTACGATCGATTATAGTGTCCCTGTCCAGTCTGGTCCTACGATTAGACCCCGGATAGATCTTCTGCCATCGATCCTTATGAAATTTTAGGAGACGACCAGGAAAAGTCTTTAGAGCTCTAAGAGATTTTTGACCATTTTTGGTCGCTTGTTTGGTGCGTAAACGTTATATAAGCGTGAATGAACCTCAGGAGGAGAAAAGGTTCTGTAAACCAGTGTAATGTTACATGAGTGATGAAAAAGTGCGCAGCATGGAGTGTAAggggcgtgtctgtgtgtgtgtgtgtgtgtgtgtgtgtgtgtgtgtgtgtgtgtgtgtgtgtgtgtgtgtgtgtgtgtgtgtgtgtgtgcgagcgagagagagataaaacCCAGGAGCGGACCAAGGCTGCTATATTTGGAGCGCACACTtcacagagaaaacacagacactTGGAACTTCTCGCAGTCCCGCGTCCGCGTCTCCACCGTGTCCTGCCTCCGGAATAAGCACGTGATTAGGTTGTGACGTCACCTAAATACCATCCACATGCTGAAGGAATGTAACCGTTGCGCTGGTTAACCGGTACAGTGATGGTGTGAAATGGCTCGGGAAGCCCCGGTCCCGGTCCTGTCGCTCCTCGCTCACACGGGAAGCAGCTGAAGTTGCAGTGGTAGTGCAAGGATGGAGCACATGGCGGATGTGAAGTGTAAGATGGTGGTGGTCGGCGACAGCGCTTGCGGCAAAACGGCTCTACTCACCGTCTTCGCCAAAGACTGCTTCCCGGaggtgcgtgtgcgtgtgcgcttgtgcgtgcgtgtgggtgtgggtgtgtaactTTGCATTGAAGTTATTAGAttaacatctatctatctatctatctatctatctatctatctatctatctatctatctatctatctatctatctatcccccCTTTTCCCCCCTTCCAGATACAGTCATGCCAACAATTATCTAGTTTGTCATCAGCTTAACACTTTGTTTCCCAATCAAGGATCTTTGGTTGCTTTGCAGTGCTTCATATTAATTCAATGtcaatgttaaataataataaatggaaaaatgacGTGTCTTAAAATGTTGAtattttaatcagaaaaaaTATCTAGAAAATGCTTAGACTAATAACAGGTTATATTTCccaacctaaaaaaaaataacacctcCAAAAGTTTCATTTTCAAGTTGAAGCTTATTAATAACTGCATCAGTTgcattatgaaaaaaataatctgttaTAATATCTACATCATGATCAGAATCCCTCCACGGTTGTATTTTTACGAACAGAGCTACGTGCCGACGGTTTTCGAGAACTACACGGCCAGCTTTGAGATCGACTCTCTCCGAGTGGAACTCAGCCTCTGGGACACATCTGGTAAGATTACTAAGCGTTCACACTAATGCATAGCTTTGCTCGCTGAAACAGGATTTCCTAAAATATGcaactaatacaaaatatgTAGGAATTGTTGAACGAGAGAAATTGCTTTCATTGGATTATATATGATGTGATATGAATAGATGCTCAGAGATACTTGAAGGTCGGTGTAACTACTTATGTCCATTAAAAccgactgttttttttttttttaggttaatCCTCTTCGTTTTTCAAGTTATCGATCCCTCGCCAGTTTTAGTTTTAGTAAACATGAAATGTAAGACAGTGTAGTTACAGAGAAGTGTAAAGAGATCAGAAAAGGATGATGTTATTCCTCAGGAATGTTGAAAGCTTCGAGCAAGGATGGGTTTGTCTAAAGGTTATGAGAATATCATATTCAACCGCCGCCCTGTTTCCATATGTTAAGACTTTCCATATGTAAGACTTATGTCTCGGTGTGTTTAAACAATTCTGTATGTTGATTAAATTCCAAACATGCCTTAGTTTGTTCAATGTAAAACTTTACCCTAAGTCCTACTTTCTGTCAAAGCTGAATACAAAGGAGAGTAGGTTGGTTACATATGCTAGGTTGTACCGATTATGTAGTGTGTTAAGGTTTTTTTAGATTTGCGTCATCACCAAATGACGTGATTGTATAAATCGTTCATAATAATCAAAGTTCTGACCATATATCGATTATTATATAGTTCACTTAATTGCATAAGTCAAAAGAAACGCAATCGTGTCAGTGTCGGTGCTTTTGTGTTGCATCTACGTCTATTTTTCAATGCGTACATTAGATGTGTGTAAACAGACTTTCTCCAGAAACAGCACATATATTCTAACATTCTTCTGAAACCAGGCAAGATCGTAAGCTCAAAGCCTGGAGGTGATTACCAACTGTTATTGAAGTGGCCCCAACAGCTGTGTGCCAGCCTCGTCTACTCTGAATTAATACTCAGAGGTCGAACCATGTGTGACCTCCAGCTGATTGCTGTTTCTCTGAAGTCCCCAATGGGGACTCCAATATGCAGTACTCAGGAAGTGAGATCAACCAATGTGCTAAGTCTCTGCCTTCTTTCATCCATGTGAGGTGACCCAGACTTTATGAAGGATGCACATTACTCTAGGGTAATAACACTCGAGTGATGATTTGGACGAAACTTGCTCGCAGTGTGTGTTGCAATAAGACCTAAGATTTCGGTTGCGATAGATTTGCCAGGAAATTCCAGGGGCGTCTACTAGCATACGAAGCCAGAAAATGAGTTGATTTAAAACAGCTGTTCGGCGACTATTACGGCGAGAAGCTGTACAAAACAATTCTGTTAACCTTTTGTATCAGTATGCAAAGCAACACCAAAAGTGCCAACGCACCGAACTGCAGGGTTTGAACACATTTTGAGCTCTAACTCTAACTCTATCTTTCTAGAGCAGAGTCATCTCCCAGAATAGATTGCTAACCTAGTTTAGGGGGAGTGAACATGTGTGCATAAGCTCTCTATTTCTAGTGGGATGGGGCCTTGCAGAGGGAATCCCACTGTGAGGAAGTAAAAGAATTATGTTAAGGAACTGAATATTGGACATCCCAGTTGGATGGTGCTGAGCAGAGGTTGTAGAAGATACTGTACATGcttaataatacaatacaagAAGAATACAAGAGGTTCTGTCAGACAGGTCATGATCTCAGCTTATATCTATTTTGTCTTACAGGTTCCAAAAAATTAGTAATTATTGAGTTTATGGAGAATTATTGAAAATAGCTATCTCTCCTCATCAAACCAGCGCTACCAACtacatgcttcctctgagatACGTGAAGCCACCTCATCATTTATAACATCATGCAACATGACAGGCATAGAACAAAGTCCTAactcccttctacataacacaTAAGTCCAGAAACACCCATGATTGTGAGGCCACCGAGAAAgaataaggccatccttaaaaatattcttgtttgccgtaactcttaacttttatttctttttttttgctttaagtccgaccgacttgccggttgtaaattcgCGTTAAGAccgcacaatttttttttttactcttcaaacaactaatacgaaagcaataaaataatattaattatattttagtaagtattgtaaatatataaatcgccTAGGCCTATATACAAAGGAAGGctatgttctttcttttaaataaaaacccgtgacatcatctatgtttacactattggttaccggatgtcacactatggcctgtgcgttcgcttcgtctcacacactcattcagtgtcagagtcgacggttcacactcggtaatgatggctgcggctgcagtaaacaaaatgtttgcggtCATCGCTTacagtcatacgggttcgggcgccataatacatctaataagttcattaaaacagctccacaccgctttaacttggctgGAAAAACTGAGCATCGAtataaggtttgcgatgatgcgcccgaaggcacgggttgaagacccagtcagtgacgtcacgatatgctaatttgtttaaattcatatttacataatcacaatcaccaaaattgtacctttcttttttacattgaaacttgaaaaaaaaaatatagacctaccacCTACCTACcgaaacttattttttttactgttactgcaaaccaaaatatttttaaggatggcctgaccAGTTGTTCTATCTTCTGTGGTCTTCTGGTTTTCAATGGCTTTGACATAAtcgagattaaaaaaaaaaaaacatccctgTCAACCGCCCAGCATGCAAATTCTCATGAACTCtaataatggaaataaaaccCAACCGAATATGAAAATATTCCCATCGTAGTATAATAGCATGGATTAGCGTAAAAGCTTTGAGATATATGATGTGTTATAACTTGCGGTACGTTCGAGGAATGTGCATAGTTTCGGGCTTCCCTTCTCTGACACCTTAAAGACTTTCCCAACCCGTTCCACTAGCCATGAAACTATTCGTTTCAGTTACAAACCGGCTCTTTTTAATATTCCCGCTTTGTTAATGTCTGGGAAGTGAGGTCACGATTTAAACAGACGTTCTATTGTtgattgtctgtctgtggaTCTGTTTTGGGTTATTTTCAGGTAGGTGGAAATCATATGGGGTTCGTTCTTGTTTCGACATGCCGTCTTAGCGGGTTTGGCTCAAAACAATGTGAACACGTTTTAAGGGATTGTTTTGACTCCATATAAAAGATCGACACGATGTCTGGCGGGATGTCTGAAAAAGACACGTTAAGGTTATTACTCATAACCGTTTAGAGACACTCCTTAAAGGTTTCCACATATTTTGATGAGTGTTGATAATCAGGTTTCGCTGTTTTAGTGGAGCAAGTGGTCCCTGATGTTCAAGGTaacattagatagatagatagatagatagatagatagatagatagatagatagatagatagatagatagatagatagatagatagatagatagatagatagatagaggatATACAGGGAGGTAAcagcatagatagatagatagatagatagatagatagatagatagatagatagatagatagatagatagatagatagatagatagatagaggatATACAGGGAGGTAAcagcatagatagatagatagatagatagatagatagatagatagatagatagatagatagatagatagatagatagatagatagaggatATACAGGGAGGTAAcagcatagatagatagatagatagatagatagatagatagatagatagatagatagatagatagatagatagatagatagatagatagatagaggatATACAGGGAGGTAAcagcatagatagatagatagatagatagatagatagatagatagatagatagatagatagatagatagatagatagatagatagatagatagatagatagatagatagtcataAATCTGTTATTTTACAACAAAACATTGCTTAAaagtataattattttgtaatagGTTGACCAGATTATGTCCCATACATTAAGTATAcagtatttctttaaaaaaaattgttttatttaattcgTTTAATAGGAATCATGCTGAAATTCctttgctggtgtgttttaaaCCTGTACTGAAAATCTGACCTTTAAACTGAAGAGCACTTTgccgggggaaaaaaaaaacccaatgtTTGTCCTGTTGACCCAAGCCATCTGCTCACATTGACTACATCCTTACACATTATCATTTTGTCGGCAAAAACAATTGAAAGTCGGTTATTTCGCCActaactgtactgtacatacaggtTGAGGATTTTAAAAGAAGACGCCTTCTTGTTTTGTAGGCTCACCATACTACGACAACGTGCGTCCGCTCTCGTACCCTGACGCAGACGCGGTGCTCATCTGTTTCGACATCAGCCGACCAGAAACCCTGGACAGTGTGCTCAGGAAGGTGGGTACAGTGCGGCCTCACAGCcatcatttaaattcatttgtgGATTTGATTGTAGGCTGTGAACTCTTCATGCCTCAGCTTAGTCAGAACAAGACAGTAGCTTCTATTGACTTTCTCACAAGGCCGGGTTTTGTGTTATCGGGTCAAGTGGGTTTATAAAAAACAGCCCAGACTCTGGAGTGCTGGTCTTCAGGCGAGTTGTTGTACCAAGCTGACACGGAATGCGATGTGTGGGAGGTCCGGCTACACTTTGAAATCCCGTTCACACGTAAGGAAACAGAAAGCGACGGCATGTTTACATTTGTACTGAGAGCTTCTCTGTGGTCGAGAGCCGTGTGACCTTCGACCCGTGATTTCACCGAGCCCGAACATAATGCCGTCGGAGTCAGAACGTGCCAAGAAGCTGAAGTTTGTTCTTCTATAACGGAGGCACTGCTTCCTTTGTTCGGTCCTGCTTTAATTTTATACTTAAACCAAAGCGCTTTCGTACCAGTTAAGCTGTAGTTATCTGGAGGTTGTGTCAGAGTGGAATTTTTTCACTTTTAGCTTAGACTTGTATTTCcagtaagctttttttttttttttttttttctttttttttaagtaaatgtgCAACAACTAGGCAAATATGGCAAATCTTCTTTTTGAGGATCTGttgagaagaaaacaaaaaagttctgacttttattttgtatccaAACCAGATAGAAGTAATGAGCTATACATAAAAGCTGGGAGAGGAAATTAAATGGGACTTTTGGAATTCTGGGGGATTTTtaaaccctaaccttaacccatGATCACATTTGGTAGGGAAATTAGTACACAAAAGGAATTTCCCAGTAGAACACACTCGGATAAGGGTAAGTGAAAGTAAAATCCAGAAATGTCCACTAACATCAGAGTCACTTCCCTGCTGGATCGTGTTCTGCAGAAAATATCAGAAAGGCGACTTCGGGAAGAACAGAGAGACCATGTGTTTTATAGTAATGTtacaattaaaagaaaaaaaaagggaaacggCAATTCTGTAGTCTGtctttaacagaaacatggtgTTTCTTGAtccaaaaaataacaataaaataatttgtacccaggagggggcacggtggcttagtggttagcacgttcacctcacaccttcagggtcgggggtttgaatcccgcctccaccttgtgtgtgtggagtttgcatgttctccccgtgcctcgggggtttcctcccctggtccaaagacatgcatggtaggttgattggcatctctggaaaattgtctgtagtgtgtgtgtgtgtgtgtctgtgagtgaatgagagtgtgtgtgtgccctgtgatgggttggcactcagtccagggtgtatcctgcctcgatgcccgatgacgcctgagataggcacaggctccccgtgacccgagaagttcgaataagcggtagaagaagaatgaatgaataatttgtaccccaaaattgtatttgtattcaagttaaatgaattaaattcacAAGAAATACTGAAAAATACAATCttctaatattttcttttagtgGAAAGGTGAGATTGAGGAATTCTGTCCCAATACCAAAATGCTCTTGGTTGGTTGCAAGTCAGATCTTCGTACAGACCTGGCAACATTTGTGCAGCTCTCCAACGAGTTGCCACTGACCTATGATCAGGTAAAGGAAAAAATTTCTTCAGAAATAACAGTGTGGCAAGATTTGGTGGTCCTTCAAtcggttttctctctctctctctctctctctctctctctctctctctctctctctctctctctctctctctctctctctctctctctctctctctctctctctgtgtctctcaggGTTCAAACACAGCCAAGCAGATTTCAGCTCCTTACATCGAGTGTTCCGCGCTGCAATCGGAGAACAGCGTGAGAGACATTTTCCATGTGGCCGCATTGGCTTGCGTCAACAAGAGCAACAAAAATGTAAAGCGTCACAAGTCTTCCAGAACCACCAAGAGATCTTCACACATGCCCAGTAGAGCTGAGCACGATTCAATGTCGTGTCTGCACAAGAGCAAAGCCAAAACCTGTTCATTAATGTGAAGAACCGACAGAAACTCTTTTATGAGTCGGCATTTTACTCGGATCTGTTTCCCATCGGGATCGAAAACatggattttttaattttttttgcactttataCAAATTCGTCGACGTCTCCAAGACGGCTATACAGTATATCGTAATTTTATGGAAGAGTCTGGAACCCGAGAGACCTGAATTAATGAAGCGCTCATTGCGGTGGCAAAAACctgatttcctttttaaatatatgcagGACTTAAATGACGGATTCAAAGACATCAAGCGACCTTTAAGCAGgattattcattaaaattcaAATTGTCTGCATACGAAACAGATCTAGCACCTAAACCCTTGCTTTATTTTactgaaagaaataaaggatGTATCTTACCACAGTAACGAATCGAAAACACGTGTATGTCCTTCGGCCCGAGCAGAACCCGATGGTCTGTGGTACAGTAAGTCTTTTTCAGAACTGAGGAATTTTGTAAATGAACATGAAGCAATAAATGAATCTTTAACCTCCCGTGTATAGAAATTCTGTCTTCTCTACAAAACCAAACCTTCTGTCCAACCACGGGGCTTAAAACCATTGGACCAACCAAGGAAGAAATCCAAGACTTGGTGAATCTACTTGTATGGACTAATCTTACCTTTGTCAAGCAGCTCAATTTgttggtaaataaaaaatatactgtacatttatatatgttcAGTCAACCGATTCTAGATGACAACCAAAGAAGGAAAGATGGTCTATTGAACATGATCAAGACAAGAATTAGCATTGACCAGGATAGACTGACATGATGAAGTCATTTGGCTGCCATGGCGATGGTTGTTACACCTCCAGAATCCATGATTCTATCTGGGTTTTCTTCAGATCTCACATCAAATATACTGGTTAAGCAGTGGTACTGGTGACTGGTACTGGTAAATTGGCCCcaagtgtatatgtgtgtaagatGCCTCACGATAAACTGGAATGTGTTCCCACCTCACTGTCTTTCCAGTGTCCTACAGATCCAAACGCAACCATTTGAAGCAGGTTCCTTTACTAGTATTTAATGTCTACATGCTCTATATTGATTCTACAATCTATTAGTACCCAAATCTCTTCATACTGCTCATGACCCAAAGTTCTATTAGCAGTATGAAGAGATTCGTAGAATCAATATAGAGTATGTACGGTAGTCATTAAAACCTTCATACATAGTGTCCACACTTAGGGACAATTCATTTTGTATAGTATAAGATGCATATAAgtacaagttcctccaaaataTCCCAACTCCCCACCACgaacaaaaaacaacatcattttaatatctctggtatatttaaatgcagaataaataaataaataaataaatgaacctcttcttgggggcacggtggcttagtggttagcacgttcgcctcacacctccagggttgggggttcgtttcccacctccgccttgtgtgtgtggagtttgcatgttctccccgtgcctcgggggtttcctccgggtactcccttttcctcccctggtccaaagacatgcatggtaggttgattggcatctctggaaaattgtccgtagtgtgtgagtgaatgagtgtgtgtgtgtgccctgtgatgggttggcactccgtccagggtgtatcctgcctcgatgccagatgacgcctgagatgacgcccgtgacccaagaagttcggacaagcggtagaaaatgaccAAACGAAGTCATAGCTTTTCTAAAACCTTATTTTGTATCTCTTAAATCaactacagtacatcacacatTGGTCCTAAATTGCTAGATATTAGATCTCAATGTGAACAGTTTTTgcttaataatttgttttaattatagGTGTGTAAtagttttataatattaattaatatttttcattcatggATTCAAGAGCAttggatctggagcctatcctaGGAAAACATGGTGTGAAACAATAACACACCCAGGATGTGTGCACCAATCccgagggggagggagggggcgGTTAACATATTTCACTTACTAGCTCATTTTTTTTGCCAGTAGGAGGACGTTAATGaccctggaggaaacccacatggacatgAGAGAACATGTAAAAGTGTCCACACTTTTGGAGAGAACCCCAAACTCTAGATTAtcaaatttaataattaataacttaATACTTACAGTTTGGCAATTGTgaccttttttgtatttttttaaaaaaaaataaaaatacaaaccaaACACCCTTGAATCATTTTACCccagtctgtatttttattcttcAGAAACAAAGTGATTGTCCAGCTTTCGCACCTTCTGTGAGAACAGCGATGTGTTTCATTGAGTTCCACTGTGTGGACAGTAATTGAACCTGCAGCGCTGTTTAATGTATCACTGCTTCCTCTTAAACCTCCCGCTGACATTTTGGCAGGTTTCCCTTCCCCTGCTTTTGTGTTGTCTGCCTCAACCGTGCTTATTCAAGCTCAAGTAAGAGGTGAAGTGGCTTAAAATTGCTTCCTTACATGCAGCGATTGCTTTCCTGCCAGCTACAGTACAGCAAATCTGACTGGAATAGAAGCTACACAATACAGGcatgttgttttgtgttatgTTCCTCAGCTTATAATGACTATAATGATAAAACTACCATGAGAGATGATGCATTTACACTGAGAAAGAAATGATAAAATCGGTgaataatattttaacctaaCCCTCCTGGGTTAGGTTTCTTCTCTCAATAACATCAACtaatacattttcattcattcattcattttctaccacttatccgaacttctcgggtcacggggagcctgtgcctatcacaggCGGCATCGagccaggatacaccctggacggagtgccaacccatcgcagggcacacacacacgcacacacacacacacacacacacacacacacacacacacacacacacacacactcattcactcacacacactatccagagatgccaatcaacctaccatgcatgtctttgtaccgggggagtaaaccggagtacccggaggaaacccccgaggcacggggagaacatgcaaactccacacacacaaggcggaggcgggaatcgaaccccccaaccctggaggtgtgaggcgaacgtgctaaccactaagccaccatgcttccctacattttgattatttttggaTATCTTTCCTGAAGAGCCAAGAGGCCCAGTTGTCCTGGTGCTTGATGTTTTAACGGcgaaacacattacacaccatttTGCTAATTGTGCCTTTAGGCAGGTTCACACTGTGTCACCACTTATGTGATTTTAATCTGCCACTGCCACATTTCATATAAGAGGCAATAAGGCCGATTATgtaacacagagcagtgaatCAGCATGAAGATTCACCCGATAATTACAGTTTATTTCATATCCTATCTTCCTTATACCATCAGTGGATTCCTATCAAGAGAAATGGTATAAATGCATAAACATCTTCCACTCAGTTCATATTCTGTTCCTCCTATCCTTTTCATAACAAGCTTGACTCTTCTAGATATTCTTCTAGATACTGAAGCGAGGTTGTGgagatttgtgatcattcagctacaagagcatcagtgagctCAGACGCTTAGGAGGTTTGGGGTTCAGTCGTTGTTCCGGTTCATTCCAAAGATGTTCGCTGGGgtcgagtcagagtcagggctttGTGTAGGACACTCGAGATTCCATTCCAACCTTCATgtaccatgtcttcatggagctcctTGCTTTGTGCGCAGGATCATTGCCATGCTGGAACAGGGTTAGAGCCTCTGAGGTAACATGTTTGGatattatattgtgttcatttatgtaaTGGATGATATAAACCagcggtccccaacctttttttcgccacaaaccggtcaatgtttgatcgttttaccgcggcccgctgggggtgggggctatacaattaaattaaaatgaataattttaatttaattgtatttaaacatgcctttgtaactcactacaacgctaaatcaatgagaaccctgagcttgtttctttacaacgagacggttccatgtGGGGTAATAgcagacaatgacacccgaagtgtgtcgcttatgtccagtttattccgttgttttgtttcggttgccgtcactgcagaaaaccccgcttcacacagatagcatgtcggaaatggcgatagggatgtaagtgctgtggtgacaatctcagggtattccgccatgactttaatccagaacaccggcagagtttctaactttctaacgacgtctgtttcgtgctcatttttgctaatttgtgcgttaaatttgagcaaacacaatatacacgtacaccaagcactgttaaacatgacaaagtaccggtgaacagagagaagagcgatacacaccttctctctccatcaaagctacaacaccactgccgctcgcagccgctcggctccagacgtcacctaaacccggcccgatatcatgatattttgcgcatgcgcggtatcggtgcgccTTTaagtgacgtctctcagctcccggttaacctctcgtccatggaaagtcgcacaaactcgagagaaatacaccacagtaaataaaatggaaataatttaatgttccttgggtggcccggtaccatttggtccacagaccggtaccggtccgcggccaaTTTATCTGGTTATTTGATATTCTGCTCTACACTCAGCTCAGTCTATGACTTATTTTGCTTCTACACACTGTCATGTTTTGTCCTCCACCTCTTCCTTTATAGATCTTTCTCCAGATATAGATAAGAGACCTTGAACCtgaaatgtactgtatctgtTGAC
This genomic window contains:
- the rnd3b gene encoding rho family GTPase 3b — protein: MEHMADVKCKMVVVGDSACGKTALLTVFAKDCFPESYVPTVFENYTASFEIDSLRVELSLWDTSGSPYYDNVRPLSYPDADAVLICFDISRPETLDSVLRKWKGEIEEFCPNTKMLLVGCKSDLRTDLATFVQLSNELPLTYDQGSNTAKQISAPYIECSALQSENSVRDIFHVAALACVNKSNKNVKRHKSSRTTKRSSHMPSRAEHDSMSCLHKSKAKTCSLM